One Scomber japonicus isolate fScoJap1 chromosome 1, fScoJap1.pri, whole genome shotgun sequence DNA window includes the following coding sequences:
- the cart3 gene encoding cocaine- and amphetamine-regulated transcript protein-like: protein MQSSKLLSGALLCALMLLSSAAGTDVLDTESEEELSPRALRDFYPKGPNLTSEKQLLGALQEVLEKLQAKRLPMWEKKFGQVPTCDVGEQCAVRKGARIGKMCDCPRGAFCNFFLLKCL from the exons ATGCAGAGCTCCAAGCTGCTCAGCGGAGCGCTCCTCTGCGCACTGATGCTGCTCTCCAGCGCCGCTGGAACCGACGTGTTGGACACCGAGTCCGAAGAGGAGCTGAGCCCCAGAGCCCTGCGGGACTTTTACCCGAAAGGTCCAAACCTGACCAGCGAGAAGCAGCTG CTTGGTGCTCTCCAAGAAGTTCTTGAAAAGCTGCAGGCTAAACGGCTGCCTATGTGGGAAAAGAAATTTGGCCAAGTCCCAACG TGTGATGTCGGGGAGCAGTGCGCAGTGAGGAAAGGCGCACGGATCGGGAAGATGTGCGACTGTCCCCGGGGAGCTTTCTGCAACTTTTTCCTGCTGAAGTGCTTATGA
- the cdkn2aip gene encoding CDKN2A-interacting protein: MAGDSESIVSEYLDQNPQLAQWVETFRGYCESNKQWEARKEFILRNMEAFPSVQQEQQQGGSSNNSSLDRLLSLSMAWANHVFLGCSYPASVMDKIKEMGEGIAVQDPPVHKTTKELLGKGKRGASTRNGEGDGCVKRGKCGSAWSASQKSGPTPQAPAEHQPFFNRLYKAVAWKLVSAGGFGPNLDHFEILRSCVESCKQTVTCVFVPLKDIAGLPAGRTQKEGHVCEIRCQTVYMGTGYGRDEAASKAMASKEALKVFQGRKVTVKICRRRYKGRDVEDLMLLDEQPRSQGFPPALSYPFQDEQLEDASL, encoded by the exons ATGGCGGGGGATAGTGAGAGCATAGTGTCTGAGTACCTGGACCAGAACCCGCAGCTGGCCCAGTGGGTTGAGACTTTCAGGGGCTACTGTGAGAGCAACAAGCAGTGGGAAGCTCGCAAAGAGTTCATCCTCAGGAACATGGAGGCTTTCCCTTCAGTGCAGCAAGAGCAACAGCAAGGAGGAAGCTCCAACAACAGCAGTCTGGACCGGCTGCTGTCTCTGTCCATGGCCTGGGCTAATCATGTGTTCCTTGGATGCAG TTATCCGGCGTCTGTGATGGACAAGATCAAGGAGATGGGTGAGGGGATAGCCGTCCAAGATCCTCCCGTTCACAAAACCACGAAGGAGCTGCTGGGCAAAGGAAAACGGGGCGCCTCGACTCGTAAT GGCGAAGGCGACGGCTGCGTGAAACGAGGCAAATGCGGCTCGGCGTGGTCCGCGAGTCAGAAGTCTGGTCCCACTCCGCAGGCTCCGGCAGAGCACCAGCCCTTCTTCAACCGCCTCTACAAGGCCGTGGCCTGGAAGCTGGTGTCGGCGGGGGGCTTCGGCCCCAACCTGGACCACTTTGAAATCCTCCGCAGCTGCGTGGAGTCGTGCAAACAGACGGTGACCTGCGTGTTCGTCCCGCTGAAGGACATCGCCGGCCTGCCTGCGGGACGCACGCAGAAGGAGGGCCACGTGTGCGAGATCCGCTGTCAGACTGTCTACATGGGCACGGGGTACGGGCGGGACGAGGCCGCCTCCAAAGCCATGGCTTCCAAAGAAGCGCTGAAAGTGTTTCAGGGCAGGAAAGTGACAGTAAAGATCTGCAGGCGGAGGTACAAAGGGAGAGACGTGGAGGATCTGATGCTGCTGGACGAGCAGCCTCGGAGTCAGGGCTTCCCTCCCGCGCTCAGCTACCCTTTTCAAGACGAGCAGCTGGAAGACGCTTCTCTATAG